One Candidatus Nanosynbacter featherlites genomic region harbors:
- a CDS encoding GH25 family lysozyme yields MKGIDISSWQAGLDAGKIPADFVIVKATEGTDYVNPNCDEHYQQAAAAGKKLGVYHFARNGSNGAIAEADFFVDNIQGYIKHAMLILDWEDGGNVGDVAWAKRWLDRVQERTGVKPLIYMSESVVNSHDWSSVAGADYGLWVAKYRDMAVDFNYDMSQAGTPPSVKYWDGYAMWQWTSSGRLDGWGGNLDCNEFYGDAEAWDKYAGGAPAPAGHSGQIANPQPTPEPQPTYTVQPNDTLSEIAEKYGVDYHYLAAINGIQNPNLIYAGQVLRVPGGSAPAERTVTVQWGDNLSTIAAAHGTDWQTLARINNLPNPDLIHPGDVLRLP; encoded by the coding sequence ATGAAAGGCATCGACATATCAAGCTGGCAGGCTGGCTTGGACGCCGGTAAAATCCCGGCAGATTTCGTAATAGTAAAAGCAACCGAGGGAACTGACTACGTCAACCCAAATTGCGACGAGCATTATCAGCAGGCGGCCGCAGCCGGCAAAAAGCTCGGTGTTTATCACTTTGCGAGAAATGGCAGCAATGGCGCAATCGCTGAAGCTGACTTTTTCGTCGACAATATCCAGGGATACATTAAGCACGCTATGCTTATTCTCGACTGGGAAGACGGCGGAAATGTTGGCGACGTAGCGTGGGCAAAGCGCTGGCTCGACCGTGTACAGGAACGCACAGGAGTGAAGCCGCTCATCTACATGTCAGAGAGCGTGGTAAACAGCCACGATTGGAGCAGCGTCGCTGGCGCTGACTATGGACTTTGGGTGGCGAAGTATCGCGACATGGCCGTCGACTTCAACTACGACATGAGCCAGGCCGGCACGCCGCCAAGCGTCAAATACTGGGACGGCTACGCAATGTGGCAGTGGACATCAAGCGGCCGACTTGACGGCTGGGGTGGAAACCTCGACTGTAACGAGTTTTACGGCGACGCTGAAGCGTGGGATAAGTACGCAGGCGGAGCGCCAGCACCAGCTGGACACAGCGGGCAAATTGCTAACCCACAACCAACACCAGAGCCACAGCCGACATACACAGTTCAGCCAAACGATACGCTGAGTGAGATCGCCGAAAAATATGGCGTAGATTACCACTACTTAGCAGCCATCAACGGCATTCAGAATCCAAACCTGATTTATGCAGGCCAAGTATTGCGAGTACCAGGCGGAAGCGCGCCGGCCGAACGAACCGTGACGGTTCAATGGGGCGACAACCTCAGCACTATCGCGGCTGCGCACGGCACAGACTGGCAGACGCTGGCTCGAATCAACAACCTGCCAAACCCGGATCTAATCCACCCAGGCGACGTTTTGAGGTTACCATAA
- a CDS encoding phage distal tail protein: MRTYDVQITNMRTNESVFLAGSKQGLSHLTPPLKGFGDPDVRNSQYVFSGADGGSVDEQFYGVRQIPLSFFVLVEHDGKLAEMHAEMAKIARTIKIRDKLRVQLFTPTGRVYQTITKLTQPLDPKIEWPLIADYDIELVAGDPRMYDYTDGAAQRVTLERPRDGGLLWSPTGLLWERDGLHWVAGGGVNHAINDGNTYVWPTITITGKVTNPTVSNQTTGEILALNISTTDSDTIVFDTYNREVTLNGVGIDNNLTSSQYWRLVPGLNELIFNTSNSADTGTAIVEWYNGYTGVA, encoded by the coding sequence ATGAGAACCTATGACGTGCAAATTACCAACATGCGCACTAACGAGAGTGTATTTCTGGCGGGCAGCAAACAGGGGCTATCCCACCTAACACCGCCACTGAAGGGCTTTGGTGACCCCGATGTTCGCAACAGCCAATATGTGTTTTCTGGTGCCGATGGCGGTAGTGTAGATGAGCAGTTTTACGGCGTGCGACAAATACCATTGAGCTTTTTCGTGTTGGTGGAGCATGACGGAAAATTGGCCGAAATGCACGCCGAGATGGCAAAAATCGCTAGAACCATCAAGATCCGTGACAAGTTGCGGGTGCAGCTATTCACGCCAACTGGACGCGTTTATCAGACTATTACCAAGCTGACACAGCCTCTTGATCCAAAGATTGAGTGGCCGCTCATTGCCGACTATGACATCGAGCTAGTAGCGGGCGATCCGCGAATGTACGACTACACTGACGGTGCAGCACAGAGAGTTACGCTCGAGCGACCGCGTGACGGTGGTTTATTGTGGAGCCCTACGGGATTGCTTTGGGAGCGTGACGGCTTGCACTGGGTGGCCGGCGGAGGAGTGAACCACGCCATCAACGACGGCAATACGTACGTCTGGCCAACAATCACAATTACTGGCAAAGTCACCAATCCGACCGTGTCCAACCAGACAACTGGCGAAATATTGGCACTAAATATCAGCACGACAGACAGCGACACAATCGTATTTGATACATACAACCGAGAAGTGACGCTAAATGGGGTAGGTATCGATAACAACCTCACCAGCAGCCAATACTGGCGTTTAGTGCCAGGGCTAAATGAGCTGATTTTCAATACCTCGAACAGTGCTGATACTGGCACAGCTATCGTCGAGTGGTACAACGGCTACACGGGAGTTGCGTAA
- a CDS encoding tape measure protein yields MNQGEIIITYRVDSSGAITAMSNVQKKMHESERNLNSTQSKYGKFFDGLNRGFGGVANTIKKFGIVAAGVIGGGTFGAKQFIDLASGLQTTQAQMASLTGSTEAANKVFGQLYNQVLGKPIAFPDASKAASTLLGYGRTAQQVIPDMDTLGRLSIVSGANLQNLALVFGQVTSRGALFGQDALQLINNNIPLTTILAKKFGISMEEAAGRINGGKVSAEEFTAAMAEYAQSLDISKFSNTFQNRMISLQGSIRSLGLEIIGVRVDSEKGLIVDQNGLFARFSDGVTKLTAFLKENKQTIVGFANFIIDNAVPAIAALGSAFVAMKVGQFATTIAKSAIGLRGFIGALKNGQSTMAAFNAVAGLNPFTIIAVAIAAVVGALVFLQVKFNIFGQAWNAITAVWGAAVGWFSGVFGAIGQVVSGFVSGVVGFFSSIWIGITTVFNNVVAFLQQWGLTILAVIFAPVALIIGLFFTFKDQIFAVFQAVWDFIVATFTPVVQFFGGIFTGAWNLIAGVWGAAVGWFGSIWGGIVGVFSVVAGWFGGVFRGAWNAIVSVFGGLAGWFRGIWNGVVGIFGSVGVSIGNAIGGAFRGAINGVLGFVSGMINGFINSINWATGIINAIPGVHIPKIPNLNIPQLAEGGIATKATLAMIGEGSEPEAVIPLSKLSQFLKNSMNERGTGTSSSGNTPQINQTVNLTNGIDVDQYNRSLVQQMRRG; encoded by the coding sequence ATGAACCAAGGTGAGATTATTATCACATATCGTGTTGATTCGAGTGGTGCAATCACCGCTATGAGCAATGTCCAAAAAAAGATGCACGAGAGCGAGAGAAATCTCAACTCGACTCAATCAAAATATGGCAAGTTTTTTGACGGGCTAAATCGGGGCTTTGGTGGCGTTGCTAATACGATAAAAAAATTTGGTATCGTCGCTGCCGGGGTTATCGGTGGCGGTACATTTGGTGCAAAACAGTTTATCGACCTCGCCAGTGGCTTGCAAACAACACAAGCGCAGATGGCGTCGCTCACTGGGTCAACCGAGGCGGCCAACAAGGTTTTTGGTCAACTGTACAATCAGGTACTTGGTAAGCCAATCGCTTTTCCCGATGCTTCAAAAGCAGCCTCTACGTTACTAGGCTATGGACGCACGGCACAGCAGGTCATACCAGACATGGATACCCTAGGTAGGCTGTCTATCGTTTCTGGTGCAAATTTGCAGAATTTAGCACTGGTTTTTGGACAGGTTACGAGCCGTGGTGCGTTATTTGGACAAGATGCTCTACAGCTGATCAACAATAATATCCCGCTAACTACAATCTTGGCCAAGAAATTTGGTATTTCTATGGAGGAAGCTGCCGGTAGAATCAATGGCGGCAAGGTGAGCGCCGAGGAGTTCACGGCGGCTATGGCGGAGTATGCACAAAGTCTTGATATTAGCAAGTTCTCAAACACGTTTCAGAACAGAATGATTAGCTTGCAGGGCTCGATTCGGTCACTCGGACTAGAGATTATTGGTGTACGGGTGGATTCTGAAAAGGGGCTGATAGTTGACCAAAATGGACTATTTGCCAGGTTTAGTGACGGCGTCACAAAGCTCACCGCCTTTCTGAAAGAAAACAAGCAAACGATTGTTGGTTTTGCCAATTTCATCATAGACAATGCTGTGCCAGCCATTGCAGCGCTAGGCTCGGCGTTTGTAGCAATGAAAGTTGGTCAGTTTGCGACAACGATAGCAAAAAGTGCCATCGGTTTGCGAGGTTTCATCGGTGCTTTAAAGAATGGGCAGTCGACCATGGCGGCATTCAATGCGGTAGCCGGGCTAAATCCATTTACAATCATAGCCGTGGCAATTGCCGCAGTCGTCGGTGCACTGGTATTTTTGCAGGTAAAGTTCAATATCTTTGGCCAAGCGTGGAACGCTATCACGGCAGTATGGGGCGCAGCAGTTGGCTGGTTCAGCGGAGTGTTCGGAGCTATTGGTCAGGTTGTTAGCGGGTTTGTTAGTGGTGTAGTCGGCTTTTTTAGTAGTATTTGGATAGGTATCACAACCGTATTTAATAACGTTGTAGCTTTCTTGCAGCAATGGGGGCTTACAATTTTGGCGGTGATATTTGCGCCAGTGGCGCTGATCATCGGGCTGTTCTTTACGTTTAAGGATCAAATATTTGCCGTCTTCCAAGCCGTCTGGGATTTCATCGTAGCGACGTTCACCCCGGTGGTGCAGTTCTTCGGCGGAATATTTACTGGAGCCTGGAATCTTATTGCGGGCGTATGGGGAGCGGCTGTCGGATGGTTCGGCAGCATATGGGGCGGTATAGTCGGCGTGTTTAGCGTCGTAGCCGGTTGGTTCGGTGGCGTATTCAGAGGGGCTTGGAACGCTATAGTTAGTGTATTTGGAGGATTAGCGGGCTGGTTCAGAGGTATCTGGAACGGTGTGGTTGGTATTTTTGGTAGCGTAGGTGTGTCTATAGGCAATGCTATCGGCGGGGCGTTCAGAGGTGCCATAAATGGTGTGCTAGGCTTTGTTTCTGGAATGATTAACGGATTTATCAACTCGATAAACTGGGCGACAGGTATTATCAACGCTATTCCTGGCGTCCATATTCCAAAAATACCGAACCTCAATATTCCGCAACTTGCAGAGGGCGGCATCGCTACAAAAGCAACCCTAGCCATGATTGGTGAGGGTAGTGAGCCGGAGGCCGTTATCCCACTGAGTAAGCTGAGTCAGTTCTTGAAGAACTCTATGAACGAGAGAGGTACTGGCACATCATCTAGCGGCAATACACCTCAAATCAACCAAACCGTCAACCTCACCAACGGCATCGACGTTGACCAGTATAACCGCAGCTTGGTGCAGCAGATGAGGAGGGGCTAG
- a CDS encoding head maturation protease, ClpP-related, with translation MKFWKWSNSVSSNNQELILDGPIASDTWWGDEVTPDLFREELKQHAGDLTVVINSPGGDVFAGLAIYNALVNHNGNVTVRVDGLAASIASVIAMAGDKIIMSPGSMIMIHRPSVYAAGTVDDMEKAKDVLMKIEEGITPIYAKRTGLSDEKIAELLEAETWMLADKAVELGFADEVSEAPEKQKQDESVQNAMGMNFAFSMSAVKQADAKPMQSLVEQIKAKAEAEAAKAAEPTENAPEPETKTDETAVPEAAPEAEPTDEAEQSEPDEPTDNNPEEDTEMDPKDIAKMQVKEPADPAAVDKGTVVNYLDTPKALEDFADVLVAQAGAGAAAVREAWMDKLEANGVQMAVTGADKLFPTPVVEAIESAFKAGGPIWNLVDKTGLDAYNTAWDTNTDGALGHQAGKDKKEATIAIENRVLEGQYIYKYLTLDKETIRKNKSTGALLRYVLQELPKRIIASIERAVVIGDGLEDTSDDKIKSFVSVKADAKAGNVFAKTYTPKAKESRRTSILNAMDLIEAEGDVYIVAKRGYITSLKDERGSDGHMLYTPGVNILEDLELAGKITPQWFNDTNDPDNDAYLIVFNRYKVVGDQSIESYTNFALKQNKHEYLQEIFAGGGLSGIATAVAIKHVA, from the coding sequence ATGAAGTTCTGGAAGTGGAGCAATTCCGTTTCGTCGAATAATCAAGAGCTTATACTTGACGGGCCTATCGCGAGCGATACCTGGTGGGGTGACGAAGTCACACCCGACCTCTTTCGCGAAGAACTCAAGCAGCATGCGGGCGATTTGACAGTTGTCATTAACAGCCCCGGCGGCGACGTATTTGCAGGCTTGGCAATCTATAACGCACTTGTGAATCATAACGGAAATGTCACTGTCAGAGTTGATGGTTTAGCGGCGTCGATTGCATCAGTAATTGCGATGGCAGGCGACAAGATTATCATGTCGCCAGGCTCAATGATCATGATTCACCGCCCGTCCGTTTACGCGGCTGGCACGGTGGACGACATGGAGAAAGCCAAAGACGTTCTGATGAAAATCGAGGAGGGCATCACGCCTATCTACGCCAAGCGAACAGGGCTGAGCGATGAAAAGATCGCTGAGTTGCTGGAGGCGGAAACGTGGATGCTTGCCGATAAGGCTGTCGAGCTTGGTTTTGCCGATGAGGTGTCTGAAGCACCAGAGAAGCAAAAACAAGACGAGAGCGTGCAAAATGCGATGGGTATGAACTTTGCGTTTAGTATGTCGGCCGTAAAGCAGGCAGATGCCAAGCCAATGCAGAGCCTGGTTGAACAAATCAAGGCGAAAGCAGAGGCTGAAGCAGCTAAGGCGGCAGAGCCGACCGAAAATGCACCTGAACCTGAAACGAAGACTGACGAAACAGCGGTACCGGAAGCCGCGCCAGAGGCAGAGCCTACTGACGAAGCTGAGCAATCAGAGCCGGATGAACCAACTGATAACAATCCTGAGGAGGATACGGAAATGGATCCGAAAGATATTGCAAAGATGCAAGTTAAAGAACCAGCTGATCCAGCAGCTGTCGACAAAGGTACTGTCGTAAATTACCTGGACACGCCAAAGGCATTAGAAGATTTTGCTGACGTGCTGGTAGCACAGGCAGGTGCTGGTGCGGCCGCTGTTCGTGAAGCGTGGATGGACAAGCTTGAGGCTAACGGTGTACAGATGGCTGTCACTGGTGCCGACAAACTATTCCCAACACCAGTCGTTGAAGCGATTGAGAGTGCATTCAAGGCGGGCGGCCCGATTTGGAATCTGGTCGACAAGACTGGATTGGATGCCTACAACACAGCTTGGGACACCAATACTGACGGTGCGTTGGGACACCAGGCTGGTAAAGACAAGAAAGAGGCTACGATTGCCATCGAGAACCGCGTGCTTGAGGGTCAGTACATCTACAAGTACCTCACCCTTGACAAAGAGACTATCCGCAAGAACAAGAGCACTGGCGCGCTGTTGCGTTACGTATTGCAGGAATTGCCAAAGCGGATTATCGCGTCAATCGAGCGTGCAGTGGTTATTGGCGATGGTTTAGAGGATACTAGCGACGACAAGATCAAATCGTTTGTGTCTGTCAAAGCTGACGCTAAGGCTGGCAACGTGTTTGCTAAAACCTACACGCCGAAAGCCAAAGAAAGCCGTCGTACTTCAATTCTGAATGCGATGGACTTGATTGAAGCCGAGGGTGATGTCTACATCGTTGCAAAACGCGGCTACATCACTTCGTTGAAAGATGAGCGTGGTAGCGATGGACACATGCTGTATACGCCAGGTGTCAATATCCTAGAGGATTTGGAGTTGGCTGGTAAAATCACACCGCAGTGGTTCAACGACACCAATGATCCTGATAACGACGCATATCTGATTGTCTTCAATCGATACAAGGTAGTCGGCGATCAATCAATCGAGAGCTACACCAACTTTGCGTTGAAGCAGAACAAGCACGAATACTTGCAGGAAATCTTCGCAGGTGGTGGCTTGAGCGGCATCGCGACAGCAGTGGCTATTAAACATGTAGCCTAA
- a CDS encoding phage portal protein yields the protein MGIIKTAMGLRGERRVSGVDPAFQRLSMFDHYRASSYATAYPNIRTIANKYMTVRPFAIDGNGKQVPHEVINALYHPNKSDSSVAFAEKVAVSTLSLRKTYILVWSNYGGTAKPGGDFMGQGGKNIAGFTFLEFPRVSRVGGKTTYTVGSQTFTEDEVLVLPGGVDPNDLYAGYSPSEASRRWATLDDYIADFQAGFFENGAVPAGQFIITAPTQQLFQESVAMLQDSHRGAGNNNNITYTHRPVNIKTGIPSGSAAIEWVPFSQPNKDIDFENLFKQVDRRIDTSFGVSAIMKGIDDTATYANAQVSKQVFAENVVDPLLLRNYTQLTHELNRITGGMGVAITYEFAIPQVVDEVKVQAEADDIRINSILKLEAAGYSTESIIDALKLPNNFKLLRKGDYKPPEIENDKPDVDEGDEVADAPDRRKVGDTGVWGEANGTSPKASADDQPQTLDDFEQLIYDATTEFMQKQVDRAIAESRQTAENSTEEDDEQNEFAEALLLIIVALMIVQGAIYFEDGKQLLIDNGVSTAELTGFVVAASTQEAYRAYLLNVARSYADDTAASIRRVLDHAASHGWAQSELEEKLRGIMKTDEWRVQRMARTEISRADALSSVEAMKQVQNQTGTLIEKAMESETGKPCEFCATLIDKWVAVDEPILNLNEAIIGRDGGIFINNFAQNDGYDVHPNGHCHPKYRVVKAYLNAERRIIDDEMADLDLRCEECGRYLNIKGVTQMIAQVRCSNAKCKHVNNIKIVNATSTDDQVRYEFDKS from the coding sequence ATGGGAATTATTAAAACAGCTATGGGATTAAGGGGCGAGCGCCGGGTGAGTGGTGTCGACCCTGCTTTTCAAAGATTATCGATGTTCGATCATTACCGAGCCAGCAGTTACGCGACGGCTTATCCTAATATTCGCACGATTGCCAATAAGTACATGACGGTGCGGCCGTTTGCTATTGACGGCAACGGCAAGCAGGTGCCACACGAAGTCATCAATGCACTGTACCACCCAAACAAGTCTGACAGCTCCGTAGCGTTCGCAGAAAAGGTAGCCGTATCGACACTGTCACTGCGTAAGACATACATTTTGGTATGGAGTAACTACGGCGGCACAGCAAAACCTGGCGGCGACTTCATGGGGCAGGGCGGCAAGAATATCGCCGGCTTTACATTCCTGGAGTTTCCACGAGTCTCTAGAGTTGGCGGCAAGACGACATATACGGTTGGCTCGCAGACGTTCACTGAGGACGAGGTGCTAGTGCTGCCTGGCGGCGTTGATCCAAACGACCTGTACGCTGGCTATTCACCGTCTGAAGCATCACGCCGTTGGGCAACACTCGACGACTACATTGCCGATTTCCAAGCTGGCTTCTTCGAGAATGGAGCAGTGCCGGCTGGGCAATTCATTATTACCGCACCAACACAACAGTTGTTTCAAGAAAGCGTGGCAATGTTGCAAGATTCTCATCGCGGAGCTGGCAATAATAACAACATCACATACACGCACCGTCCAGTCAATATAAAGACTGGCATCCCGTCAGGCAGTGCAGCCATTGAGTGGGTGCCGTTCTCGCAACCGAACAAAGATATTGACTTCGAGAACTTATTTAAGCAGGTGGATAGGCGAATTGATACGTCATTTGGCGTATCGGCGATTATGAAAGGTATCGATGACACAGCTACGTACGCTAACGCACAAGTGTCAAAGCAGGTGTTTGCTGAGAACGTCGTTGACCCATTATTGCTACGCAACTACACACAGCTGACGCACGAGCTGAACCGAATCACCGGCGGCATGGGCGTGGCCATCACCTACGAGTTTGCTATTCCGCAGGTTGTCGATGAGGTCAAAGTGCAGGCTGAAGCTGATGATATTCGTATCAATTCCATTTTGAAGCTGGAGGCAGCAGGCTATAGCACCGAGAGCATCATTGATGCACTAAAGCTACCTAATAATTTCAAGCTATTGCGTAAGGGCGACTATAAACCGCCAGAGATTGAAAATGATAAGCCAGATGTTGACGAGGGCGATGAAGTGGCAGACGCGCCAGACCGCCGCAAGGTTGGCGACACGGGGGTTTGGGGAGAAGCGAACGGCACCAGCCCAAAAGCATCAGCCGATGATCAGCCGCAGACGCTCGATGATTTTGAGCAGCTGATTTATGACGCAACGACTGAGTTTATGCAGAAGCAAGTCGACCGAGCGATTGCTGAATCACGCCAGACGGCCGAAAACAGCACTGAAGAGGACGACGAGCAAAACGAATTTGCCGAGGCACTGCTGCTGATTATCGTGGCGTTGATGATTGTACAGGGCGCAATTTACTTTGAGGATGGTAAGCAGCTACTGATAGATAACGGAGTGTCTACCGCCGAGCTAACGGGTTTTGTGGTGGCAGCATCAACACAGGAAGCATACCGAGCATATCTACTAAATGTGGCTCGCTCATATGCTGACGATACGGCCGCCTCAATCCGCCGTGTGCTTGATCATGCAGCATCGCACGGCTGGGCACAATCTGAGCTAGAGGAGAAGCTGCGTGGCATTATGAAGACCGACGAATGGCGGGTGCAGCGAATGGCTCGCACTGAGATATCACGAGCTGACGCACTGTCAAGCGTTGAAGCCATGAAGCAGGTGCAAAACCAAACAGGAACGCTGATCGAGAAAGCGATGGAGAGTGAGACCGGCAAGCCGTGTGAGTTTTGTGCCACGCTAATCGATAAGTGGGTGGCAGTTGATGAGCCGATCCTGAATCTGAATGAAGCAATCATTGGCAGGGACGGCGGCATATTCATCAACAACTTTGCACAGAACGATGGCTATGATGTCCACCCGAACGGTCATTGCCATCCGAAGTACCGCGTCGTCAAGGCGTATCTCAATGCTGAGCGGCGAATTATCGATGACGAGATGGCTGATTTAGATTTGCGATGCGAGGAGTGCGGCCGCTACCTAAACATCAAGGGTGTCACGCAGATGATCGCACAGGTGCGTTGTAGCAATGCGAAGTGCAAGCACGTCAACAACATCAAGATCGTCAACGCTACCTCGACAGACGACCAGGTGCGTTATGAGTTCGATAAATCGTAA
- a CDS encoding pentapeptide repeat-containing protein encodes MSGADLSGADLRDADLSGADLRDADLRDADLSGAAIYYSDSNFDVNYRRGYFLSLTNLEEIETEMHHGVKSCRRWSFTWKNVLRIKSWKLKPAAGSFEAVAKNASAASKAIADGVKSQADEKCAQPETPGVKVGDRVAFKHGDEPIEALCGDVIAIKGGEAVIEVKQLLGRQAFILPFDKLIVIPPKSQEQSND; translated from the coding sequence CTGAGTGGCGCTGACCTGAGTGGCGCTGACCTGAGGGACGCTGACCTGAGTGGCGCTGACCTGAGGGACGCTGACCTGAGGGACGCTGACCTGAGTGGCGCTGCTATTTATTACTCGGACAGCAATTTTGACGTCAATTATCGTAGAGGGTATTTCTTGAGTCTCACGAATCTTGAAGAGATTGAAACGGAGATGCATCACGGTGTTAAAAGCTGTCGTCGATGGTCGTTTACTTGGAAAAACGTTTTGAGAATCAAGAGCTGGAAGCTGAAGCCTGCCGCTGGCTCTTTTGAAGCGGTAGCTAAAAATGCTAGCGCCGCGTCAAAGGCAATTGCTGATGGTGTTAAATCTCAAGCCGACGAGAAATGCGCGCAGCCTGAAACGCCAGGGGTTAAAGTTGGCGACAGGGTTGCATTTAAGCATGGCGACGAACCGATAGAGGCGCTGTGCGGCGATGTGATTGCGATAAAAGGAGGCGAAGCGGTGATTGAAGTGAAGCAGCTGTTGGGACGTCAAGCATTCATCCTACCGTTTGACAAGCTGATCGTCATTCCGCCGAAATCACAAGAGCAATCGAACGATTGA
- a CDS encoding VRR-NUC domain-containing protein — translation MPNLANIDNPYEDQEQEAFVKWLDDNGYPRFRVPNETYTKSHKQRIKNKKLGVSSGVPDLAVVVPNTGTRRVYVETLDSDDSADYDQPISRLVFIEMKRKKGGVTSGNQKKWIKTLNEAGVETVVCKGCDEAIKFIESITK, via the coding sequence ATGCCTAATCTCGCAAACATAGATAATCCATACGAAGACCAAGAGCAGGAGGCGTTTGTTAAATGGTTGGACGATAACGGCTATCCACGTTTCAGAGTACCTAACGAAACCTATACCAAAAGCCATAAGCAGCGAATCAAGAATAAGAAGCTTGGCGTGAGTTCTGGTGTGCCAGACTTGGCCGTAGTTGTGCCTAACACAGGAACACGACGAGTCTACGTAGAAACACTTGATAGCGACGATAGCGCTGATTACGACCAGCCTATTAGCCGCTTGGTGTTCATCGAAATGAAACGCAAGAAAGGAGGCGTGACATCAGGGAACCAAAAGAAGTGGATTAAGACACTCAACGAGGCCGGTGTTGAGACTGTTGTCTGCAAAGGCTGTGATGAGGCCATTAAGTTTATCGAATCAATAACTAAATAG
- a CDS encoding general stress protein, producing MAGTEAGGRKAAATILAKNPNFYREIGRKGGSRSRGSKTGFALNREAARICGRISKRRPKQNDELAEFEQTAPYGRCSMCNLALIQSDAERKDYPDMHENCMYERFGD from the coding sequence ATGGCAGGAACGGAAGCCGGCGGCAGAAAAGCTGCCGCAACAATTCTCGCGAAAAACCCAAACTTCTACCGTGAAATCGGCAGAAAGGGCGGATCGAGGTCAAGGGGCAGCAAAACTGGCTTTGCACTCAATCGGGAGGCAGCTCGGATTTGCGGACGGATCAGCAAACGTAGACCCAAACAAAATGACGAGCTGGCTGAATTTGAACAAACCGCACCGTACGGCAGATGCAGTATGTGCAATTTGGCGCTCATTCAATCTGACGCAGAGCGAAAAGACTATCCAGACATGCACGAAAACTGTATGTATGAGAGGTTTGGAGATTGA
- a CDS encoding single-stranded DNA-binding protein: protein MAAINTVTLIGRVVRDIEVKTTNSGKSVASFALAVDGYGKDADASFIDCVAWNKAAELLAEYAPKGKQIGITGRLQTRIWEKDDIKRKATEVIIDQFQFLSDAKGSGNNAVPATERYAEADAKATNTTTNQAAKATEDIDLDAPIDLSEIPF, encoded by the coding sequence ATGGCAGCAATCAACACAGTAACTCTAATCGGTCGCGTCGTCCGAGACATTGAAGTCAAAACGACGAATAGCGGCAAGTCCGTAGCCTCATTCGCACTAGCGGTTGATGGATACGGCAAAGATGCCGACGCTAGCTTTATCGATTGCGTTGCCTGGAATAAAGCAGCCGAACTACTGGCAGAATATGCACCGAAAGGCAAGCAGATTGGCATAACTGGCAGATTGCAAACCAGAATCTGGGAGAAGGACGACATCAAGCGCAAAGCCACTGAAGTCATCATCGACCAGTTCCAGTTTTTGAGCGACGCCAAGGGTAGCGGCAATAACGCTGTGCCAGCTACTGAGCGATACGCCGAAGCCGACGCTAAAGCGACAAACACAACGACTAATCAAGCAGCGAAAGCGACCGAGGATATCGACCTCGACGCGCCGATTGATTTGAGCGAAATACCATTTTAA
- a CDS encoding ATP-binding protein: protein MRVFNSLDPTEKPSILMVVYGEGGVGKTTFAATAPRPIIADCENGSKYFGLRGIAADVALIEKWDDMQEFMQIALTEDYDTVIIDPIGELMEKLIAYMRNRADSKLVQRDGNPTMAGWGWLKSTMRNFLKTMRDSGKHIVIVAHVQEKDDDGRVIKRPMVATRLSEELVNLVDIVGYMTTINDTETGDTKRLIIVDPASDKYVAKDRTGRLGRYIEPDFTKIVDGVRGDAEYAWIAPAPTLASREQIEAAAKPTIPSSRVEMTGARLGKSEADRK, encoded by the coding sequence ATGAGAGTCTTTAATAGTTTAGATCCGACCGAAAAACCATCAATTCTGATGGTTGTGTATGGCGAGGGCGGTGTCGGTAAAACAACGTTTGCAGCCACCGCCCCACGACCTATCATCGCTGACTGCGAAAATGGTAGCAAATACTTTGGACTTCGCGGTATCGCGGCCGACGTGGCACTGATCGAAAAATGGGACGACATGCAGGAGTTCATGCAAATCGCACTTACTGAGGACTACGACACGGTAATTATCGACCCGATTGGCGAGCTGATGGAGAAGTTGATTGCCTATATGCGAAATAGAGCTGACAGTAAACTGGTCCAGCGCGACGGCAACCCGACCATGGCTGGCTGGGGCTGGCTGAAATCGACCATGCGAAACTTTCTGAAAACCATGCGCGATAGCGGTAAGCATATCGTTATCGTGGCTCACGTTCAGGAAAAAGACGATGACGGCCGCGTCATTAAACGTCCGATGGTCGCCACAAGACTATCTGAGGAACTGGTCAATCTGGTGGATATCGTCGGCTACATGACGACGATCAATGATACCGAAACTGGCGACACCAAGCGCCTGATTATCGTTGATCCAGCTAGTGACAAGTACGTTGCCAAAGACCGCACGGGTCGGCTAGGCCGCTACATCGAGCCAGATTTCACGAAAATCGTCGATGGCGTAAGAGGCGACGCTGAGTACGCGTGGATTGCACCAGCACCGACACTGGCGAGCCGAGAGCAGATTGAAGCGGCTGCCAAACCAACCATTCCAAGCTCACGCGTCGAAATGACCGGCGCTCGCCTTGGTAAATCTGAAGCAGACAGGAAGTAA